In a genomic window of Gossypium arboreum isolate Shixiya-1 chromosome 7, ASM2569848v2, whole genome shotgun sequence:
- the LOC108459329 gene encoding 11-beta-hydroxysteroid dehydrogenase-like 6 isoform X1, protein MDLADKLMNVIVITISLLALFFLHQYRFLNSLISTVRTLFKENLTGKVVLITGASSGIGEHLAYEYARRGARLALVARRNQRLQEVADVCEIIGSPETVYILGDVSNIDDCKRLIDATVNHFGQLDHLVANAGVAPVCLFEDYDDITKASPAIDINFWGSVYSSYFAQQHLKKSKGKIIVISSCAGWVFAPRTAFYNASKAALISFYETLRIEFGTQIGVTIVTPGFIDTEMTEGKFLSKEGRLEVDREMRDVQVSLMPVESVEKCAKAIVESARRGDRYLTVPSWMETTILWKVFCPEIMDGWNRFMILGPGSSYRDSPSKKILDVVNEIKQLLLP, encoded by the exons ATGGATTTGGCCGATAAGTTGATGAATGTTATCGTGATTACTATATCCCTTCTTGCTCTCTTCTTCCTTCACCAATATCGTTTTCTCAACTCCCTTATCTCCACTGTCAGAACCTTATTCAAAGAAAATTTGACCGGAAAAGTTGTGCTTATTACCGGAGCATCTTCCGGCATTGGCGAG CATTTGGCATATGAGTATGCAAGGAGAGGAGCTCGATTAGCACTCGTTGCACGGAGAAATCAACGTCTGCAAGAAGTAGCGGATGTGTGTGAGATAATTGGGTCACCTGAAACTGTTTACATACTTGGAGATGTCTCTAACATTGATGACTGTAAGCGGCTTATTGATGCCACTGTGAACCACTTTGGACAAT TGGATCATTTGGTCGCCAATGCTGGAGTTGCTCCGGTCTGCTTGTTTGAAGATTATGATGATATCACTAAGGCTTCACCAGCTATA GACATAAACTTCTGGGGTTCAGTATACAGCAGTTATTTTGCACAGCAACACCTAAAGAAGAGCAAAGGGAAGATAATAGTGATATCATCATGTGCTGGATGGGTATTTGCACCCAGAACTGCCTTCTACAAT GCAAGCAAAGCTGCACTGATAAGCTTTTACGAGACATTGAGGATTGAATTTGGGACTCAAATCGGAGTCACAATCGTGACGCCCGGATTTATTGATACCGAGATGACCGAAGGCAAATTCCTATCAAAGGAAGGCAGATTGGAAGTTGATCGAGAAATGAGAGAT GTCCAGGTGAGTTTGATGCCAGTAGAGTCGGTAGAGAAATGTGCAAAGGCAATAGTTGAAAGCGCCAGGCGTGGGGACAGATACTTGACGGTGCCGTCGTGGATGGAGACCACCATACTTTGGAAGGTCTTTTGCCCTGAGATTATGGATGGGTGGAACCGGTTCATGATATTAGGGCCTGGATCTTCTTACAGGGATTCACCTAGCAAGAAGATACTCGACGTAGTTAATGAAATCAAGCAGCTTCTTCTCCCTTGA
- the LOC108459329 gene encoding 11-beta-hydroxysteroid dehydrogenase A-like isoform X2 yields the protein MDLADKLMNVIVITISLLALFFLHQYRFLNSLISTVRTLFKENLTGKVVLITGASSGIGEHLAYEYARRGARLALVARRNQRLQEVADDINFWGSVYSSYFAQQHLKKSKGKIIVISSCAGWVFAPRTAFYNASKAALISFYETLRIEFGTQIGVTIVTPGFIDTEMTEGKFLSKEGRLEVDREMRDVQVSLMPVESVEKCAKAIVESARRGDRYLTVPSWMETTILWKVFCPEIMDGWNRFMILGPGSSYRDSPSKKILDVVNEIKQLLLP from the exons ATGGATTTGGCCGATAAGTTGATGAATGTTATCGTGATTACTATATCCCTTCTTGCTCTCTTCTTCCTTCACCAATATCGTTTTCTCAACTCCCTTATCTCCACTGTCAGAACCTTATTCAAAGAAAATTTGACCGGAAAAGTTGTGCTTATTACCGGAGCATCTTCCGGCATTGGCGAG CATTTGGCATATGAGTATGCAAGGAGAGGAGCTCGATTAGCACTCGTTGCACGGAGAAATCAACGTCTGCAAGAAGTAGCGGAT GACATAAACTTCTGGGGTTCAGTATACAGCAGTTATTTTGCACAGCAACACCTAAAGAAGAGCAAAGGGAAGATAATAGTGATATCATCATGTGCTGGATGGGTATTTGCACCCAGAACTGCCTTCTACAAT GCAAGCAAAGCTGCACTGATAAGCTTTTACGAGACATTGAGGATTGAATTTGGGACTCAAATCGGAGTCACAATCGTGACGCCCGGATTTATTGATACCGAGATGACCGAAGGCAAATTCCTATCAAAGGAAGGCAGATTGGAAGTTGATCGAGAAATGAGAGAT GTCCAGGTGAGTTTGATGCCAGTAGAGTCGGTAGAGAAATGTGCAAAGGCAATAGTTGAAAGCGCCAGGCGTGGGGACAGATACTTGACGGTGCCGTCGTGGATGGAGACCACCATACTTTGGAAGGTCTTTTGCCCTGAGATTATGGATGGGTGGAACCGGTTCATGATATTAGGGCCTGGATCTTCTTACAGGGATTCACCTAGCAAGAAGATACTCGACGTAGTTAATGAAATCAAGCAGCTTCTTCTCCCTTGA
- the LOC108459318 gene encoding recQ-mediated genome instability protein 1, with product MARRRLRLHRSSDEEDEEPSPPQQQLENEPPNESSAVTNQSVTVSPTNPNPDEPLPISDDDFVDVHESFTPPSPPPPPPAEEMAAPVTSVESSGSPIGDFLLRMGLKLRREWLDSCVQGLESSVPSFSFLDVSAKAKLCFQQFLFSDMNYSGGGILPSNVDSMHLVDLKGPFVLQVDEIVNISCPLKGRYQETPSGIKRCLKLSMTDGVQRVFGMENRPIKDLQVLAPAGLKVAICNVHIRHGLIVLVPESLQILGGVVEDLEAARQRLVTEVNKPPRGKRTKSGVVPPLATRATLAAWPPNGVNAVEPTNNLISQNSAPLRADERGATLVSSSTVTLRTIENPTVHVGGANAVPNSSSDVALDVERMHIDSVPISREHAASNSNSSIVPDDELIHMVDVVEHPLILSGDREVPFTYLASLSAKWAAIKDKATHVQGKIKCFLTGVKGFRYKQRTTYELLCYVDDGSLISEILIDHNVVQKGIGHSPQEVTSALSSSDKQKVSGMKEIMRQFQAFLAHFEGMMLVEINKTSSLPIAKEMTQGCSASDARLLLRRLKPPPPRTPEHRSSDPIEISP from the exons ATGGCGAGAAGACGACTAAGACTGCACCGCTCCTCCGATGAAGAAGACGAAGAACCATCACCACCACAACAACAACTAGAAAACGAACCTCCAAATGAAAGCTCCGCCGTCACTAACCAGTCCGTGACTGTATCTCCTACTAACCCTAACCCCGACGAACCACTTCCAATCTCCGACGACGATTTCGTGGATGTCCATGAAAGTTTCACTcctccttctcctcctcctcctcctccggCGGAGGAAATGGCTGCACCGGTTACATCAGTTGAAAGCTCTGGCTCTCCGATTGGGGACTTTCTTTTAAGAATGGGACTCAAATTAAGGAGAGAATGGCTGGATTCTTGCGTACAAGGACTAGAGAGCTCGGTCCCTAGTTTTTCGTTTCTCGATGTTTCTGCAAAAGCTAAGCTTTGCTTTCAACAATTCTTGTTTTCTGATATGAATTATTCCGGAGGCGGTATTCTTCCGTCAAATGTTGATTCAATGCACCTTGTTGATCTCAAAGGACCCTTTGTCTTGCAG GTTGATGAAATCGTAAATATCAGTTGTCCGCTCAAAGGAAGGTATCAGGAGACACCTTCTGGGATTAAGAGGTGCCTTAAGTTATCCATGACAGATGGTGTTCAACGTGTGTTTGGCATGGAAAACAGGCCTATTAAAGATCTTCAAGTTTTGGCTCCTGCTGGATTAAAG GTTGCTATCTGTAATGTACATATACGACATGGGCTTATTGTGCTGGTCCCTGAAAGTTTACAAATTCTAGGGGGAGTGGTTGAGGACTTAGAAGCAGCACGACAGCGTCTTGTTACTGAAGTAAACAAGCCACCTAGGGGTAAAAG AACAAAGTCAGGAGTGGTTCCTCCTTTAGCAACTAGAGCAACTCTTGCTGCATGGCCACCAAATGGTGTTAATGCTGTTGAGCCAACTAACAATTTAATATCTCAAAATTCAGCTCCTCTTCGGGCAGATGAAAGAG GTGCTACTTTGGTTTCATCTAGCACTGTTACTCTAAGAACTATAGAGAATCCTACTGTTCATGTGGGTGGGGCGAATGCTGTGCCTAATTCATCATCTGATGTTGCTTTGGATGTTGAGAGGATGCATATTGATAGTGTTCCCATTAGCAGAGAACATGCTGCATCAAACTCGAATTCAAGTATTGTTCcagatgatgagctcatccatatgGTTGATGTGGTTGAGCATCCTCTCATACTGTCTGGAGACCGAGAAGTACCCTTTACATACTTGGCTAGTTTGTCAGCCAAGTGGGCTGCCATTAAAGATAAAGCTACACATGTACAGGGAAAAATTAAG TGCTTTTTGACTGGTGTCAAGGGATTCCGGTATAAGCAAAGGACAACTTACGAGCTGCTGTGTTATGTTGATGATGGCAGTCTCATCTCCGAGATCCTTATTGATCACAAT GTTGTGCAGAAAGGAATAGGTCATTCTCCCCAGGAGGTCACTTCTGCTCTTTCTTCTTCAGACAAACAAAAAGTTAGTGGTATGAAGGAGATTATGAGGCAGTTTCAGGCATTTTTAGCACATTTTGAG GGAATGATGCTTGTAGAAATAAACAAAACATCATCTCTTCCAATTGCCAAGGAGATGACCCAAGGCTGTTCTGCATCTGATGCACGGTTGCTTCTTAGAAGATTGAAGCCTCCTCCTCCTCGAACACCAGAGCACCGGTCATCGGATCCCATTGAGATATCCCCTTAA